A DNA window from Chryseobacterium scophthalmum contains the following coding sequences:
- a CDS encoding phosphopantetheine-binding protein gives MEDLKLELKTKIIEVLNLEDVAVEEIKDTDPLFGGGLGLDSIDALELIVLLDKDYGIKLSDPKKGKEIFQSIEVMAKFIEENRTK, from the coding sequence ATGGAAGATTTAAAATTAGAATTAAAAACAAAAATTATAGAAGTCCTTAATCTTGAGGACGTTGCAGTAGAAGAAATCAAAGATACAGACCCGTTATTCGGTGGCGGTCTTGGATTAGATTCTATCGACGCTTTGGAATTGATCGTGCTTCTTGACAAAGACTACGGAATTAAATTATCTGACCCTAAAAAAGGAAAAGAGATCTTCCAATCTATCGAGGTGATGGCAAAATTCATCGAAGAAAACAGAACAAAATAA